One Patescibacteria group bacterium genomic window, TCTGAAAAATCAATTATAAGATTTAGAATAGATGGGAAATTACACAATTCAATAGTTTTACCAATTTACATACACAATGCACTTATAGCAAGAGTAAAGGTAATGGCTAATATGAAAATAGATGAAACTAGAATTCCTCAAGATGGAAGAATCAGAGTTGCAATGAAAAGAGGTAAAGATGTAAAAAAAATAGATTTTAGAGTATCTACATTGCCACTTATAGACTACGAGAAAGTAGTTATGAGAATTTTGAGTACTCCAGAAAAAGTTCCAGAATTTGAGGAATTGGGATTCTTTGGAAATTCAAAAAGAATGATAGAAGAAGCTATCAGCAAACCAAATGGTATGATTTTGGTAACAGGACCTACTGGTAGTGGTAAATCTTTTACATTATTTACTGCTCTAAATAAGATTAATTCTGAGTTAATAAATATTTGTACATTAGAAGATCCAGTTGAGTATAATATTAAAGGAATCAATCAATCACAAGTAAGGCCAGAGGTAAATTATACTTTTGCATCAGGTCTTAGGTCTCTACTTAGACAAGATCCAGATGTTATAATGGTGGGAGAAATTAGAGATAGTGAAACAGCAAAACTTGCTGTGCATGCTGCCCTTACTGGTCATTTGGTTTTTTCAACGCTTCATACAAATGATGCAATAGGTGCAATACCGAGACTTATTGATATGAAAATAGAACCATTTCTTTTGTCATCTACCTTGAATTTAGTTTTTGCACAGAGGCTAGTAAGAAGAATTTGTGATAATTGTAAAGAAGAAATGATCCTTTCTGATATATTAAAAGAACAAATATCATCCTCTATTAATGATTTACCTGAGTCTGCTTTTTATGGTAATGTTAAGAAAGGAGATGTTATAAAATTCTACCATGGTAAGGGTTGTAATCGTTGTGGTGGAACTGGGTATAAAGGCAGAATAGCTATAAATGAAGTTTTTGTACCAAATAGAGCCTTGAAAGATGTTATCAATGATGGTAATGACATGGGAAAATTTCAAGATGAATTAAAAAAACAAGGATATATAAATATGATGCAAGATGGTCTTATAAAAGTTTTAAGTGGTATGACGACGTTGGAAGAAGTTTTGCGAGCTACAAAAGAATTTTAAATTTAACTAAAAAATATGTCTGATGCAAATAAAAAAATATTAATAGCAGAAGATGATCCATTTTTATCTGGCATGTATTCAGAAAAACTTGAATTAGAGAATTTTAATGTTATATTAGCAGTTGATGGAGTTGAAGCGATAGATAAAATGAAAATATATAAACCAGATTTAGTTTTATTAGATCTTCTTATGCCAAAGAAGGATGGTTTTGAAGTTTTAAGTGAAAAATTATTAGATGATAGTATAAAAGATATACCAGTTATAGTCCTTACGAATTTGTCACAAAAGGAACAAATTAAAAAATGTTATGATTTAGGCGCAAAAGATTTTTTGATAAAAGCATATTTTGTACCATCTGAAGTTATTAAGAAAATAAGAACAATAATAGAATAGTTATTATGCCATCAATAGATAAGTTACATTTAAATGAGCTTATAAATCAAGCTCTAAAAGAGAATGCTATTTCTCTTTCTTTTAATATTAGTAGTTATCCTATTATGAAAATAAGAGATAATTTAAAGATATTAGAAGATGCTCCAATTTTAACAAAAGAATTTTTGGAGACAATAATGGATTCTATTTTAAATGATACTCAAAAAGAGATTTTAAAAAAAGAAAAAGAACTTACTATGGGTTATGATTGGTCAAATGATGTAAGATTAATAGTAAATTTTTTTTATCAGAGGGGTTCTTTGTCTATTACTATAAAAATAGTACCAGCAGTTTTTAGAGATATTACAGAATTAAATTTACCAAATGTAGTAAATGATATAGTAAAAATGAAATCAGGACTTATTATTATATGTGGACCAGTGTCATCCGGAAGAACAACTACAATTTCATCAATATTAGAATATCTTAATAAAAATACTGATAATAGAATAGTTACAATTGAATGTCCAATAGAGAGACAATTTATTAATAAAAAAAGTATTATTCAACAAAGAGAAATTGGTAGAGATGTAGACTCTATAGCAGACGGTCTAAATGATGTAATAGATGAAGATGTAAATATTGTTTATGTCGCAAAAATTAGTTCCAAAGAAGATGTAAAAGCTATGTTGCAAGTTGCAAATTCTGGGAAATTGGTTTTTGTGATTATGGATTTGGATTCTATAGTTTCTGTTTTAAATCAGATATATGGTAGTTTTGAATTATCGGAAAAAGATTGGGCCAGAAGTCTTTTGGTAGAATCACTGAGAGTTATAATCAATCAGAGATTAATACCAAGATCAGGTGGTGGAGAAATTCTTGCTTCTGAAGTTTTTACTATGACATCTACAAGTTATGCTATGGTAAAATCTGGAAATTTTGATCAAATAAAATCAATAATGCAAACATCAAGACAAGATAATATGCAAGATTTAGATACGGTTTTAAAGACAATGGTTCAAAATGGTATTATCGAATTAGAAAATGCAAAAAAATATTCAAATAATCCAGAAGTTTTTAAATAATATATATGCCAAAATTTAATTATAAAGCTTTAGATATAAACGGAAATGTAATCAATGGAATTGTAGATGCTCCTTCTCAGGAATTAGCAAGTACTGCCTTGATAGATAAAAGTTTCAAAATTATTGATTTGGAAGAATCAAAGGGTTTGGTAAATTTTAATTTTAAGGCATTGTCTATATTTAATGGAATTAGTAAAAAGGATTTGGTTATTTTTTCTAGACAATTAGCTGTTATGATATCAGCAACAGTTCCTATAATACAAGCACTTCGTGGTATTACAAAACAGACAACTAATCAAGCTCTTAGTAGAAATGTTGAACAAATAGCAGATGATGTAGATGGTGGTATGAAATTATCAGATGCTATGAGTAAACATGCTATTTTTGATAATTTTTTTGTTAGCATGATTGCAGCAGGAGAGAGTTCTGGTAGATTAGACGAGGTTTTGAACTATTTAGCAGATGAGGTAGAAAAAAGTTATGACCTCTCTGCAAAAATAAAAGGAGCTATGATATATCCTATATTTATTATAAGCGGTTTGCTACTAGTCGGTATTGCTGCAATGATTTTTATAATTCCAAATCTTACGGAAATGTTGCAAGCATCAGGCGCTGTGTTGCCTCTTCCTACTAGAGTTCTTATATTTATAAGCGATTCACTTAGAAAATATTATATATTAATAATATTATTTGTTGCTGTATTTGTTTTTGGATTAATTTATTCTATAAAGAAAACAGAACTCGGTAACAAAATATTCAATATAATAAAAATAAAATTTCCTGTTTTTGGAAAACTTTTTAAAAACATATATTTGGTAAGATTTTCTAGTACGCTATCAAGTCTTATTTCAGCAGGCGTACCACTCACAGAAGCACTTAGAATTACAGGAAATGTTGTAGGAAATTACAATTACAAAAAAGTAATAAATGAAGCTGTAAAAAAAGTAGAAGATGGATACTCCATTGCTTATGTTTTTTCAGAAAGTAATTTGTTTCCACCGATGCTTTCTCAGATGTTGAAAGTTGGAGAAAAAACAGGAAGATTGAATATAGTACTTGATAAATTATCGGGATTTTATGCTAGAGAAGTTTCAAATATGGTAGGAAATCTTACAGCACTTATTGAACCACTTATAATGGTGATAATAGGTCTTGGAGTTGGTGGAATGGTAGCAGCTATTATAATGCCTATGTATAATATGGCAAATACATTTTAGTAAAATATGTTTTGTTGATATTAATTTTGTGATATAATAATAACAGTTATAAATGGATTTAGTAAGATTTCCACAGTCTTACAATAAATCATATATATAATAAAATTTAAAAAATTATCGAGCTTAGCTCGAGAAAAGAAAGGGATAAAGTGATGAATAAAAAAGGTTTTACATTAATAGAACTTTTGGTCGTCATAGCTATTATTGGTCTTCTTTCCACATTAGCAGTATTTTCTTTGAATTCTGCTAGAACAAAGGCAAGAGACGCAAAAAGAATATCTGATATGAAAATGCTTGGAACAGCAATGGAAATGTATGCTACAGAAGGGGGTACTTATGTAGGTTCTTTAGGTACCACTACTACTGGTGGTGATCTTTTACATGAATTGGGAAGTATTCAGTATGGGGGAGAATCTTTATTGGATTTATCAGTTTTAAAAGATCCTTCTAGTCCAACTGATGCATGTACAAGTGGTTCAGATGCTGCATGTAATTATGCTGTAAGAATTGTTCCTACGGCAAGCACCTATCAAATTTGTTTTTATTTAGAGAAAGGTGCTGCAAGTTTTGGATATGGTCCACATAAATTGATTCAAGGTGGAGGAATGTCAACAGGTTGTGATTAAGGTTAAAGAATTTTTTTTAAAATCCCTATCAGTTTTTATTTGATAGGGATTTTTTTTATATATAATTATTTGTCTATTATTTTTTATTTTGATTAATTTTTTTATTTTTGATATAATAAATCTATTATTATTATAAATAAATATATGTTAAAGAGTTACAAAAAAGGTTTTACATTAATAGAACTTTTGGTCGTCATAGCTATTATTGGTCTTCTTTCCACATTAGCAGTATTTTCTTTGAATTCTGCTAGAACAAAGGCAAGAGACGCAAAAAGAATATCTGATATGAAAATGCTTTCAACAGCAATGGAAATGTATGCTACAGATGAAGGTTCTTATGATGATGCTATTACTTCATGTGAAAGTGGGTTATATACTTGCAGTGGTATATCTTACGGAGGAGCTCCTTTACTTGATTTAGTTACGTTGAAAGATCCATCTAATCCAACTATTCTTTGCAATGGTGAATTAGTACCATGTGAATATACATTTTTTTCTAATCCTGCAGTTTGGGATTGGTCTGTTTGTTTTGGTCTAGAAAAGCCGACTGGTAACCAAGGAAGTGGTTTGCATGCTATAGGTCCTGGTGGTAGTATTGTCAGTGTGGATGATAATAATATAGATGATTATTGTCGCGATGAATAATAAATTGAAATTCATATAAACAAAAAAGACTCATAAGAGTCTTTTTTGTTTATATAATAGTATGTTAATAAAAAATATATATTAGTGCTCTTATTAGCTATTTTTTATTAATCTATATAGATCAACTTCGAAGGACTTACTAGGAATTTCACCTCGCCACATATGGTGTCCCGACTAGGAATCGAACCTAGATTACAAGCTCCGCAAGCTGGCGTTCTATCCATTGAACTACCGGGACTATATTAGTAATTTTTATAAATATAACTATATCTTCAAAAACAATTTATTGCAAGTATTTATAATAATTAAAAAAGGTTAAAATAAAACCTTTTCTTTTATATAA contains:
- a CDS encoding GspE/PulE family protein; this encodes MQVDYNDKIFNKIQELSSITKDKLEFLKKKLVEENQNIDSIIKKYYLIDLENYAQIKATVIGMPYKNLLDEKVNAEALKLLPINLSANYKMVIFNKRDKVLDVGLVDPEDFSAIEAVEFLAHKNNYKLKYYLISEESFNSVFKKTENIKQQVNEALDYAKEEFEEIVDESQFDEENLGDIIKTAPVTKIISVLLKHAVEGRASDIHIEPVSEKSIIRFRIDGKLHNSIVLPIYIHNALIARVKVMANMKIDETRIPQDGRIRVAMKRGKDVKKIDFRVSTLPLIDYEKVVMRILSTPEKVPEFEELGFFGNSKRMIEEAISKPNGMILVTGPTGSGKSFTLFTALNKINSELINICTLEDPVEYNIKGINQSQVRPEVNYTFASGLRSLLRQDPDVIMVGEIRDSETAKLAVHAALTGHLVFSTLHTNDAIGAIPRLIDMKIEPFLLSSTLNLVFAQRLVRRICDNCKEEMILSDILKEQISSSINDLPESAFYGNVKKGDVIKFYHGKGCNRCGGTGYKGRIAINEVFVPNRALKDVINDGNDMGKFQDELKKQGYINMMQDGLIKVLSGMTTLEEVLRATKEF
- a CDS encoding response regulator — its product is MSDANKKILIAEDDPFLSGMYSEKLELENFNVILAVDGVEAIDKMKIYKPDLVLLDLLMPKKDGFEVLSEKLLDDSIKDIPVIVLTNLSQKEQIKKCYDLGAKDFLIKAYFVPSEVIKKIRTIIE
- a CDS encoding prepilin-type N-terminal cleavage/methylation domain-containing protein, producing MLKSYKKGFTLIELLVVIAIIGLLSTLAVFSLNSARTKARDAKRISDMKMLSTAMEMYATDEGSYDDAITSCESGLYTCSGISYGGAPLLDLVTLKDPSNPTILCNGELVPCEYTFFSNPAVWDWSVCFGLEKPTGNQGSGLHAIGPGGSIVSVDDNNIDDYCRDE
- a CDS encoding type II secretion system F family protein, whose amino-acid sequence is MPKFNYKALDINGNVINGIVDAPSQELASTALIDKSFKIIDLEESKGLVNFNFKALSIFNGISKKDLVIFSRQLAVMISATVPIIQALRGITKQTTNQALSRNVEQIADDVDGGMKLSDAMSKHAIFDNFFVSMIAAGESSGRLDEVLNYLADEVEKSYDLSAKIKGAMIYPIFIISGLLLVGIAAMIFIIPNLTEMLQASGAVLPLPTRVLIFISDSLRKYYILIILFVAVFVFGLIYSIKKTELGNKIFNIIKIKFPVFGKLFKNIYLVRFSSTLSSLISAGVPLTEALRITGNVVGNYNYKKVINEAVKKVEDGYSIAYVFSESNLFPPMLSQMLKVGEKTGRLNIVLDKLSGFYAREVSNMVGNLTALIEPLIMVIIGLGVGGMVAAIIMPMYNMANTF
- a CDS encoding type II secretion system protein; protein product: MNKKGFTLIELLVVIAIIGLLSTLAVFSLNSARTKARDAKRISDMKMLGTAMEMYATEGGTYVGSLGTTTTGGDLLHELGSIQYGGESLLDLSVLKDPSSPTDACTSGSDAACNYAVRIVPTASTYQICFYLEKGAASFGYGPHKLIQGGGMSTGCD
- a CDS encoding ATPase, T2SS/T4P/T4SS family, which encodes MPSIDKLHLNELINQALKENAISLSFNISSYPIMKIRDNLKILEDAPILTKEFLETIMDSILNDTQKEILKKEKELTMGYDWSNDVRLIVNFFYQRGSLSITIKIVPAVFRDITELNLPNVVNDIVKMKSGLIIICGPVSSGRTTTISSILEYLNKNTDNRIVTIECPIERQFINKKSIIQQREIGRDVDSIADGLNDVIDEDVNIVYVAKISSKEDVKAMLQVANSGKLVFVIMDLDSIVSVLNQIYGSFELSEKDWARSLLVESLRVIINQRLIPRSGGGEILASEVFTMTSTSYAMVKSGNFDQIKSIMQTSRQDNMQDLDTVLKTMVQNGIIELENAKKYSNNPEVFK